A single region of the Nakaseomyces glabratus chromosome D, complete sequence genome encodes:
- the FCY1 gene encoding cytosine deaminase (CAGL0D01562g~Ortholog(s) have cytosine deaminase activity, role in cytidine metabolic process, cytosine metabolic process, pyrimidine-containing compound salvage and cytoplasm, nucleus localization), protein MSNAAQWDALGMKIAYEEAAKGFEEGGVPIGGCLINNKDGTVLGRGHNMRFQKGSPTLHGEISTLENCGRLEGKVYKDTTLYTTLSPCDMCTGAILLYGIPRCVIGESDNFKSPGEEYLKSRGVEVVQMNDEPCKAIMKKFIDTRPQDWFEDIGE, encoded by the coding sequence ATGTCTAACGCTGCACAATGGGATGCTCTTGGTATGAAAATAGCCTATGAGGAGGCTGCCAAAGGCTTTGAAGAAGGTGGTGTGCCAATTGGTGGTTGTttgatcaacaacaaagatGGTACTGTTCTGGGCCGCGGCCACAACATGAGATTCCAAAAGGGTTCTCCTACCCTACACGGTGAGATCTCTACTTTGGAGAACTGTGGTAGACTAGAGGGTAAAGTTTACAAGGACACCACTTTGTACACTACATTGTCTCCCTGTGATATGTGCACTGGTGCCATCTTGCTATATGGTATTCCAAGATGTGTCATCGGTGAGAGCGACAACTTCAAGAGTCCAGGTGAggaatatttgaagagcaGAGGTGTCGAAGTTGTACAAATGAATGACGAGCCATGCAAGGCCATCATGAAGAAGTTCATCGACACCAGACCTCAGGATTGGTTCGAAGACATTGGTGAGTAA
- the JID1 gene encoding Jid1p (CAGL0D01584g~Ortholog(s) have mitochondrion localization): MLVKGSTKFLMAHRHDSMLLNKIRCYATTDDNNLVSAGKGSQVLHDSLWPDKHNPTPYEIFGFGVGTHVDLKKLKMEYHKYVKMYHPDLSSHIQIRKSSLVKSHHAMEIANTAQYLTQAEKIQRFKLVTQAYEILKDPRKKNLYDCTRSGWDMAGSAGPTGAQSAYYASSAAYNNFSDQSYAYWNAGNWEDVHNYQNNSGQKLDPWTLLMWFGGLLLCLEGSSLLARIEDTLTDKSITEDNIEVELGQCYINYGLDTDKWSRLRRFLWFRTFNMYRSKVDLDREAEKNEDLIKTLQEKVK; this comes from the coding sequence ATGTTAGTGAAAGGGTCAACCAAATTTCTGATGGCTCATCGCCACGACTCTATGCTTCTGAACAAGATAAGATGCTATGCGACAACAGATGATAATAACCTTGTCTCTGCAGGGAAAGGAAGTCAAGTGTTACATGATAGCCTTTGGCCCGATAAGCACAATCCTACTCCTTATGAAATATTTGGGTTTGGTGTCGGTACGCATGtggatttgaagaagttgaagatgGAGTATCACAAATATGTGAAGATGTACCACCCTGATTTGAGTTCCCATATTCAGATAAGAAAGTCCAGCCTAGTGAAATCTCATCATGCCATGGAAATCGCTAACACAGCACAATATCTGACCCAGGCAGAGAAGATACAGCGGTTCAAACTTGTCACACAGGCATACGAGATTCTAAAGGATCctagaaagaaaaacctATACGACTGTACACGTTCTGGTTGGGATATGGCTGGAAGTGCAGGTCCTACTGGAGCCCAGTCAGCCTATTATGCCTCTAGTGCAGCATATAACAACTTCTCTGATCAATCGTATGCGTATTGGAATGCCGGTAATTGGGAGGATGTCCataattatcaaaataacAGTGGACAGAAGCTTGATCCCTGGACTTTGCTGATGTGGTTTGGAGGGCTATTACTATGCTTAGAGGGAAGCTCGTTGCTAGCCCGAATTGAGGATACACTTACAGATAAGAGTATCACAGAGGATAATATTGAAGTAGAGTTGGGGCAGTGTTATATCAATTACGGCCTTGATACTGACAAATGGTCACGGCTTAGACGGTTCTTGTGGTTCAGAACATTTAACATGTATCGTTCCAAGGTTGACTTAGATAGGGAAGCCGAGAAGAACGAGGATCTGATCAAGACTTTACAGGAAAAGGTTaaatga
- the YMC1 gene encoding organic acid transporter (CAGL0D01606g~Ortholog(s) have glycine transmembrane transporter activity, role in heme biosynthetic process, transmembrane glycine transport from cytosol to mitochondrion and fungal-type vacuole, mitochondrion localization) yields MSEEFPTPQLIDDLEDHPGQDNGRVVKDLLAGTAGGIAQVLIGQPFDTTKVRLQTSKVPTSAAEVVKNLLKNEGPKGFYKGTLTPLVGVGACVSIQFGVNEAMKRFFHARNVDHNATLSLSQYYLCGLTGGMTNSFLASPIEHVRIRLQTQTGSGAQAEFKGPIDCIKKLRSQKGLMRGLIPTMLREGHGCGTYFLVYEALVSKQINQGLKRTEIPPWKLCLYGALSGTALWLMVYPIDVVKSVMQTDNLNKPQNGKNMIQVARNLYAREGLKAFFKGFGPTMLRAAPANGGTFATFELAMRLLG; encoded by the coding sequence ATGTCTGAAGAATTTCCTACACCACAATTGATCGATGACTTGGAGGATCATCCCGGACAAGATAATGGAAGAGTTGTCAAGGACCTGCTAGCTGGTACGGCTGGTGGGATTGCTCAGGTTTTAATAGGGCAACCTTTTGACACAACTAAAGTGAGACTTCAAACTTCAAAGGTACCCACGTCTGCTGCAGAGGTTGTTAAAAATTTGCTTAAGAATGAAGGTCCAAAAGGTTTTTATAAAGGTACATTGACTCCATTGGTTGGTGTTGGTGCATGTGTCTCAATTCAGTTTGGTGTTAATGAAGCAATGAAAAGATTTTTCCATGCCAGAAATGTAGACCACAACGCGACTCTTTCTCTATCGCAGTACTATCTTTGTGGTCTCACTGGTGGTATGACCAATTCCTTTCTAGCTTCTCCCATCGAGCATGTAAGAATACGACTTCAAACACAGACGGGTTCTGGTGCACAGGCAGAATTCAAAGGCCCAATCGATTGTATCAAAAAACTGAGAAGTCAAAAAGGGTTAATGAGGGGTCTAATCCCTACAATGCTAAGAGAAGGTCATGGCTGTGGTACATATTTCCTTGTATACGAGGCCTTAGTATCAAAGCAAATTAACCAAGGTTTGAAGAGAACTGAAATTCCACCATGGAAATTATGCTTATATGGTGCACTTTCAGGTACAGCTTTGTGGTTAATGGTTTATCCAATTGATGTTGTGAAATCGGTCATGCAGACAGATAACCTAAATAAACCTCAAAACGGTAAGAATATGATCCAGGTAGCCAGAAATCTTTATGCCAGAGAGGGATTGAAGGCCTTCTTCAAAGGATTTGGTCCAACAATGCTGAGAGCCGCTCCAGCTAACGGTGGTACCTTTGCTACTTTTGAATTGGCAATGAGACTCTTGGGTtaa
- the BRR1 gene encoding Brr1p (CAGL0D01628g~Ortholog(s) have RNA binding activity, role in spliceosomal complex assembly and small nuclear ribonucleoprotein complex localization), protein MAGRNRNSKDQNKEALSSAIDPVFGQAKAFNINDPEVNPLVKSYLSEVRNEALHTNAISHQIGQVSKNTFDANIYDDEDDSTSIPSDTKVKSDQITEYLYSIENWYKWFENISDIIWHGCYVFEGYDDESISHLTQLLRFYLQKKIDENRASSFDRHLVNIFRDQLKCSDPDPVNGTLEIDEDWAENLLKTMRNSKIKDLNTVKYCIRTDYKRAPHGLKPWAKYVTSNQPTHTAFINMIDSSNLWTLVMYMTQIWLKEIYTFGKNLERKKMLSQWLLYILLHIPTRLTAEQMSNIRSLAKQAREILNRRVNSNIFGTTNIVIPDELHEHNCPPCPPNLDIASLILAVVTRKYGQHDILEF, encoded by the coding sequence ATGGCCGGGAGAAAcagaaattcaaaagatcaaaataaGGAAGCGTTGTCAAGTGCAATTGATCCGGTTTTTGGTCAAGCTAAAGCCTTTAATATAAATGATCCAGAAGTCAATCCATTAGTCAAGAGCTATCTTTCGGAAGTAAGAAACGAAGCTCTTCACACAAATGCTATAAGCCACCAGATCGGCCAAGTTTCTAAAAATACTTTTGACGCTAATATctatgatgatgaagatgattcAACTAGCATTCCTTCTGACACCAAGGTTAAAAGTGATCAAATAACTGAGTACTTGTACAGCATAGAAAACTGGTATAAATGGTTTGAAAACATCAGTGATATTATTTGGCATGGGTGCTATGTTTTTGAAGgttatgatgatgaatcTATATCCCACTTAACACAGCTTTTGCGATTCTActtacaaaaaaagattGACGAGAATAGGGCATCTAGCTTTGACCGCCATTTGGTGAATATATTTCGAGATCAGCTTAAATGTAGTGATCCCGATCCAGTGAACGGAACTTTAGAAATAGACGAGGACTGGGCTGAGAATCTGTTAAAAACAATGAGAAATAGCAAGATCAAGGATTTGAACACCGTGAAATATTGTATAAGAACAGATTACAAGAGGGCACCTCATGGTTTAAAACCATGGGCAAAATACGTTACTTCAAATCAACCTACCCATACTGcatttattaatatgaTAGATAGTTCAAATTTGTGGACACTTGTTATGTACATGACCCAAATTTGGTTAAAAGAGATCTATACTTTCGGGAAGAATCttgagagaaagaaaatgttaTCCCAATGGCTTTTATACATCCTATTGCATATTCCAACTAGATTAACTGCGGAGCAGATGAGCAATATCCGATCATTAGCTAAACAAGCAAGAGAGATTTTGAACAGAAGAGTGAATAGTAATATATTTGGAACTAcaaatattgttattcCAGATGAACTACACGAGCACAATTGCCCTCCTTGCCCGCCAAATTTGGATATTGCATCGTTAATTTTAGCCGTTGTGACAAGAAAATATGGTCAACACGATATTTTGGAGTTTTAA
- the TFB4 gene encoding TFIIH/NER complex subunit TFB4 (CAGL0D01650g~Ortholog(s) have role in nucleotide-excision repair, phosphorylation of RNA polymerase II C-terminal domain, transcription from RNA polymerase II promoter), with protein sequence MDAIADPNFQQTKLRSTATEDIPSLLTVVLDISPRLWAEFDHRSGEKQSVTTVLKSLIVFLNSHLAFNSANQVAVIAAFSQGIQYLYPRSSDTSEQNAGNSKDLSIISSHMYRRFRNVDETLIEEFYKLYQREESLIDKPVQKSTLSGAMAAALTYTNRLTKEFESISLRSRLLVITCGSSREKDEIFQYIPIMNCIFSATKLKCPIDVIKIGGNKQSTFLQQTTDATNGVYIHLESTNGIIQYLSTAMSIDPSLRQIIVRPTQGSVDFRTSCYLTGKVVAIGYICSVCLCVLSIIPPGNKCPACDSQFDERVIAKLKKKPVVPKSTLKKVKKKV encoded by the coding sequence ATGGATGCTATAGCCGACCCCAATTTTCAGCAGACCAAACTTAGGTCAACAGCTACCGAAGACATTCCTTCACTTCTCACAGTGGTTTTAGATATATCCCCACGATTATGGGCAGAATTTGATCACAGAAGCGGTGAGAAACAGAGCGTTACTACTGTATTAAAGTCTTTGATTGTGTTCTTAAACAGTCATTTAGCATTTAATAGTGCTAATCAAGTTGCCGTCATTGCCGCATTTTCTCAAGGTATACAATATTTGTACCCAAGGAGTAGCGATACATCAGAGCAAAATGCAGGAAACTCAAAAGATCTGTCCATAATCAGCTCTCATATGTACAGAAGGTTCAGGAATGTTGACGAGACATTAATCGAAGAGTTTTATAAATTGTATCAGAGAGAGGAAAGCCTAATAGATAAACCAGTTCAAAAGAGTACATTATCAGGTGCGATGGCAGCTGCTCTGACCTATACAAATAGACTAACgaaagaatttgaaagcATTAGTTTAAGATCACGATTACTTGTCATTACGTGTGGTAGCAGCAGAGAGAAGGATGAAATCTTTCAATACATACCGATAATGAATTGTATCTTTTCTGCCACCAAGCTGAAATGCCCTATTGATGTTATCAAGATTGGTGGTAATAAACAGAGTACCTTTTTGCAACAGACCACAGATGCCACAAATGGTGTATACATCCACTTAGAATCGACTAATGGTATCATACAGTACTTATCCACAGCAATGTCGATTGATCCCTCCCTAAGGCAAATTATAGTGAGACCTACACAAGGTTCAGTGGATTTCAGAACATCATGCTATCTTACCGGTAAAGTTGTTGCCATAGGCTATATATGTTCTGTTTGTCTTTGTGTTTTATCTATCATCCCACCAGGCAACAAATGCCCTGCATGCGACTCACAATTTGATGAAAGAGTTATTGCAAAGCTTAAGAAGAAACCGGTTGTTCCAAAGAGTACATTAAAGAAGgttaaaaagaaagtgtGA
- the SEC8 gene encoding exocyst subunit SEC8 (CAGL0D01672g~Ortholog(s) have role in Golgi inheritance, Golgi to plasma membrane transport, endoplasmic reticulum inheritance, exocytosis) yields the protein MSHLAVNQGRGRRRALSVNSYSEDQQHAMENALDNLRDDLSLVKSQWNRVLTEDSNPLELALAFLDDTSVGLGHRYIEFNQLKEQIGSHLQEVVNQHSQAFNSNVASYTQAVNAITKSQQKILELKDSVREANHKFVLDKSDLEDLNNQSLKYNQVIEDLNSIEKLIQYPDIIEEHIRGKNYRDARILLEKGFLLAGSQTLKDVSAIKPLVQQLELQEHVLFNTIIEEIHNILYSKNDDSFVTNEIGRMVGTAQTNFSTLENYVYNVVNIDIKEQSRIINDKFSIFMKDIEDSKSYSKKVMVRSKQTVFDKLFIYLSLLKDMKKLSPALNIIYDRTKEEFHNIVLKSTEKVRLKHPSLLKMSQGFEKELNFGLSIKDILSLIMRECFWEIFIKFLVATQGHRVVAESVNSLRSPTSKSTIYPLDKVWRKVIDEIEFLLTRYLRNDQLLNSNKLLKTKRSRASSIANNRIEHFSLEDNIEGEASAKKHAAELKTLLKDIFPGFTVSSNMELGSIYIQDESFERDDSLIPGSIFNIKVLLEPYLVYVSACENILPEQIKTNTISPLKFFKDYMENQFFPNIEVTFNSLFENHVENNNPYALEINDENKTIFKAAVDFQNLLARIMLLMNTTNTFRKNVSTSILEVIIRLQAYYEDLFNTIVNSHNDISNNILITWLNDEKLSHLESKIYNGDESVITQETNELFRYVPNFCVKSRGLTTYDSLSPTSFDNIIYFLSTIMWILDWLPTMKKRVEEENNVETKSEIDILRKQWSFFETTDSDVKQIKTLKFSLDKESEEKFDQTINAFMQLKTKLVSLLRFDMRSLCISNIGELFQNTTMWNPEDSSNEIDQSIASLISRLRLSENKLKQQLSDVELKIIFIGVDKLCNIAFIKGSQTIKVLNSNGVKKLSRNIQMLQHTFRNFSPDPSNIDMSEPLLFYSLCDADESTLFEELNKGSLANLPVELHKTILKLQFSEELYRQQMRSARMSTSTHSKPTNKRYLDAMEKLNNLGVSTAA from the coding sequence ATGAGCCATTTAGCAGTTAATCAAGGTCGTGGGCGCCGAAGAGCTCTTTCTGTTAACAGTTATTCAGAAGATCAGCAACATGCAATGGAAAATGCGCTAGACAACCTTCGAGATGACTTAAGCCTTGTTAAGAGTCAATGGAATAGGGTTTTAACAGAGGATTCTAATCCTTTAGAATTAGCCTTAGCTTTTTTGGATGACACTTCGGTTGGTCTTGGGCACAGATATATAGAGTTCAACCAGTTGAAAGAGCAAATCGGCTCCCATTTACAAGAAGTTGTCAATCAACACAGTCAAGCATTCAATTCCAATGTGGCATCATATACTCAAGCTGTTAATGCAATAACTAAATCGCAACAAAAGATTTTAGAACTTAAGGATTCTGTCAGGGAAGCAAACCATAAATTTGTTCTCGACAAGTCAGATTTAGAAGATTTGAATAATCAAAGCCTAAAGTATAACCAGGTGATTGAAGACTTAAATtctattgaaaaattaattCAGTACCCAGATATTATAGAGGAACATATTAGAGGCAAGAACTATAGAGATGCAAGGATCTTATTAGAAAAGGGATTCTTACTAGCAGGTAGTCAAACACTTAAGGATGTAAGTGCTATAAAACCATTAGTGCAGCAACTAGAATTACAGGAGCATGTGCTATTCAATACCATCATCGAAGAGATACACAATATTCTCTACAGCAAGAATGACGATTCTTTTGTTACAAATGAGATTGGCAGAATGGTCGGTACAGCTCAGACTAATTTCTCCACATTGGAAAACTATGTTTACAATGTAGTGAATATTGACATAAAAGAGCAATCACGAATTATTAACGATAAATTCTCCATCTTTATGAAAGACATTGAAGACTCAAAGTCATACTCAAAAAAAGTTATGGTACGAAGTAAGCAAACTGTTTTTGACAAActctttatatatttgagCCTCTTGAAAGATATGAAAAAGCTATCACCTGCTTTGAATATCATTTATGACAGAACAAAGGAAGAGTTTCATAATATCGTACTAAAAAGTACAGAAAAGGTAAGATTAAAACACCCATCCCTGCTAAAAATGTCTCAAGGGTTTGAAAAAGAATTGAATTTTGGTTTATCCATAAAGGACATTCTATCATTGATAATGAGGGAATGCTTTTGGGAgattttcatcaaatttctAGTTGCAACACAAGGTCATAGAGTTGTTGCAGAGTCTGTCAACTCTTTAAGATCTCCAACCTCTAAGAGCACTATTTATCCGCTTGATAAAGTGTGGAGAAAGGTTATAGATGAGattgaatttttattaaCAAGATACCTAAGAAATGACCAACTAttaaatagtaataaacttttgaaaacaaaaagatcTAGAGCTTCTTCAATCGCAAACAATAGAATTGAGCATTTTAGCTTAGAAGATAATATTGAAGGCGAGGCATCTGCTAAGAAACATGCAGCAGAATTGAAAACACTTTTGAAGGATATTTTCCCGGGGTTTacagtttcttcaaatatggAACTGGGCTCTATTTATATACAGGATGAATCGTTTGAGAGAGATGATTCACTAATTCCTGGTTctattttcaatatcaaagtATTACTTGAGCCTTACTTAGTATATGTCAGTGCTTGTGAGAACATACTACCggaacaaataaaaacaaacacAATTTCTccattgaaattttttaaagATTATATGGAGAATCAATTCTTCCCAAATATTGAGGTGACATTTAATTCACTGTTTGAAAACCatgttgaaaataataatccTTATGCGCTTGAAATAAACGATGAGaacaaaacaatttttaAGGCAGCTGTTGATTTCCAAAATCTACTTGCAAGGATTATGCTATTAATGAATACAACGAACACATTCCGGAAGAATGTATCGACTTCTATATTGGAAGTAATTATAAGACTCCAAGCATACTATGAAGACCTCTTCAATACTATCGTCAATAGCCACAATGACATCAGCAACAACATTTTAATCACTTGGCTCAATGATGAAAAGTTAAGTCATCTTGAATCTAAAATTTATAATGGTGATGAAAGTGTAATAACTCAAGAAACCAACGAATTATTTAGGTACGTTCCTAATTTTTGCGTCAAGAGCAGGGGTTTGACAACATATGATTCATTGAGTCCAACCTCATTTGATAACATAATCTACTTTTTATCAACTATCATGTGGATATTAGATTGGCTAccaacaatgaaaaaaagggttgaagaagaaaataatgttGAAACAAAGTCtgaaattgatattttgagGAAGCAGTGGTCCTTCTTCGAGACTACTGATTCTGATGtcaaacaaataaaaacctTGAAGTTCTCGCTTGACAAAGAATCTGAAGAGAAATTTGATCAAACTATCAATGCCTTTATGCAGCTGAAAACAAAGTTGGTATCATTATTGAGATTTGATATGAGATCTCTGTGCATCTCAAATATTGGTGAGCTATTTCAGAATACGACCATGTGGAATCCAGAAGATAGCAGTAATGAAATAGATCAAAGCATTGCTTCGTTGATATCAAGATTAAGGCTATCAGAGAACAAGCTAAAACAACAGTTATCTGATGTCGAGTTAAAGATTATTTTCATTGGCGTTGACAAATTATGTAACATTGCGTTCATTAAGGGCTCTCAAACGATTAAGGTTTTAAACAGCAATGGTgtcaaaaaattatcaCGTAACATTCAAATGCTACAACACACTTTCAGGAATTTCTCTCCTGATCCATCAAATATTGACATGAGCGAGcctttattattttattcacTTTGTGATGCTGACGAGTCGACcttatttgaagaattgaataAGGGATCCCTTGCAAATTTGCCTGTAGAGCTCCACAAGACTATCTTAAAACTACAATTCAGTGAGGAGTTGTATAGACAACAGATGAGATCAGCAAGAATGTCTACAAGTACTCATTCCAAACCAACTAATAAGAGATATCTAGATGCTATGGAGAAACTTAATAATTTGGGTGTAAGTACTGCCGCATAA
- the SMK1 gene encoding mitogen-activated protein kinase SMK1 (CAGL0D01694g~Ortholog(s) have MAP kinase activity, role in ascospore wall assembly, negative regulation of sporulation resulting in formation of a cellular spore, protein autophosphorylation and mitochondrion localization) encodes MGLSKILGSNDNIVNKNGSSNTGGSKKSSFFSLNSKRNTDAAGIVPDFTSIKAPRTIYKNANFSISGKYEIIQVLGKGSYGVVCSAKHKLDNEDQEQFTVAIKKITNIFYRKILLKRAIREIKFMNYFKGHKHIVNLIDIEIVQDKPYDGLYCYQELIDYDLARVIHSSVQLSEFHIQHFIYQILCGVKYIHSADVIHRDLKPGNILCTVNGCLKICDFGLARGVAKQFVNKNSKPNEITNYVATRWYRAPELILSNNEYTKSVDMWSVGCILAEFYGRRPIFMGKDSIHQVYEIKKILGTPSRSLLVKYGTLKAWNLFGHNSNHNLDNLKSGMPWSTVYPMASATALDLIDKLLQWEPESRLNVLQSLEHQFVQSVRKPNDEPICSKGPFNFSYEYNLNSMDDLRQCLNEEVAQFYIERQLGEEYSKYIEE; translated from the coding sequence ATGGGCTTAAGCAAAATTCTTGGCTCCAACGACAATATTGTCAACAAGAATGGTTCCAGTAACACTGGAGGAAGTAAAAAGTCTTCGTTCTTCTCGTTGAACTCAAAAAGGAATACAGATGCCGCGGGCATAGTGCCTGATTTCACAAGTATCAAAGCTCCACGGACCATATACAAGAATGCGAacttttcaatatctgggaaatatgaaattattCAGGTATTGGGGAAAGGATCATATGGTGTTGTCTGTTCTGCCAAACACAAGTTAGATAATGAAGACCAAGAACAGTTTACAGTAGCCATCAAGAAGATTACAAACATATTCTACCGAAAAATTCTGCTGAAGCGCGCTATAAGAGAGATAAAATTCATGAATTATTTCAAGGGTCATAAACATATTGTAAATCTTATTGACATAGAGATTGTCCAGGACAAACCATATGATGGCTTGTACTGCTACCAAGAATTGATAGATTATGACCTCGCGAGAGTTATTCACTCTTCAGTTCAGCTTTCAGAGTTTCACATTCAACATttcatatatcaaatacTTTGTGGTGTGAAATACATCCATAGCGCGGATGTTATTCATAGAGATTTGAAACCAGGTAATATATTATGCACTGTGAATGGCTGCTTAAAGATATGTGATTTTGGTTTGGCAAGAGGTGTTGCAAAACAGTTTGTCAACAAAAACTCAAAGCCCAACGAAATCACAAATTATGTAGCAACAAGATGGTATAGAGCCCCTGAACTAATTTTATCTAACAACGAATACACTAAATCTGTTGATATGTGGTCTGTTGGTTGTATACTTGCAGAATTTTACGGAAGAAGGCCTATATTTATGGGGAAGGATTCCATACATCAAGTatatgaaattaaaaaaatattaggAACTCCTTCTAGATCCTTGCTGGTCAAATATGGGACACTGAAGGCATGGAATTTATTCGGTCATAACAGTAATCATAATCTTGATAACCTAAAAAGCGGAATGCCTTGGTCGACTGTGTACCCCATGGCCTCAGCCACTGCACTGGATCTCATTGATAAATTATTACAATGGGAACCAGAAAGCAGATTGAATGTTCTACAGTCTCTTGAACACCAGTTTGTTCAATCAGTCCGAAAGCCCAATGATGAACCTATTTGCTCAAAAGGACCATTTAATTTCTCATATGAATATAACTTGAACTCTATGGACGATCTAAGACAATGCTTAAACGAAGAAGTAGCGCAATTTTACATAGAGAGGCAGCTTGGCGAAGAGTACTCTAAATATATAGAAGAGTAA
- the POL30 gene encoding proliferating cell nuclear antigen (CAGL0D01716g~Ortholog(s) have DNA polymerase processivity factor activity), protein MLEAKFEEASLFKRIIDGFKDCVQLVNFQCKEDGIIAQAVDDSRVLLVSLEIGIEAFQEYRCDHPVTLGIDLTSLSKILRCGNNSDTLTLIADDTPDSVLLLFEDTKRERIAEYSLKLMDIDADFLKIEELQYDTTLMMPSYEFSKVVRDLSQLSDSLNIMVTKETIKFVADGDIGSGSVILKPFVDMEKPEDSVKLEMEQPVDLTFGSKYLLDIVKGSALSEKIGIRLSSEAPALFQFDLKSGFLQFFLAPKFNDEE, encoded by the coding sequence ATGTTGGAAGctaaatttgaagaagcatCTCTTTTCAAGAGAATTATTGATGGTTTCAAGGACTGTGTCCAATTGGTCAACTTTCAATGTAAAGAAGATGGTATCATTGCTCAGGCAGTTGATGATTCCCGTGTTTTATTGGTTTCTTTGGAAATTGGTATTGAAGCATTCCAAGAATACAGATGTGATCATCCAGTTACTCTAGGTATTGACCTTACATCTTTGAGTAAGATTCTAAGATGTGGTAACAACTCTGACACGCTGACATTGATTGCAGATGACACCCCAGATTCTGTCCTATTGTTGTTTGAGGACAccaagagagagagaatcGCTGAATACTCTTTGAAGCTGATGGATATCGATGctgatttcttgaagatCGAAGAACTACAATACGATACTACATTGATGATGCCATCTTATGAGTTTTCTAAGGTCGTTCGTGACTTGAGTCAATTGAGTGATTCTTTGAACATCATGGTCACAAAGGAAACCATTAAGTTTGTTGCCGATGGTGACATTGGTTCTGGTTCGGTTATCTTGAAGCCTTTTGTCGATATGGAAAAGCCAGAAGACTCCGTCAAGTTGGAAATGGAACAACCAGTGGATCTAACATTTGGTTCCAAGTATTTGCTAGACATTGTCAAGGGTTCTGCTCTATCAGAAAAGATCGGTATAAGGCTTTCCAGTGAAGCTCCAGCTTTATTCCAATTTGACTTGAAGAGTGGATTCTTACAATTCTTCTTAGCACCAAAGTTTAACGACGAAGAATAA